Genomic DNA from Leptospiraceae bacterium:
TACTGAAATTCTCATAGATTCAGATTTAAGTACAGAGATTATAGATCTTCCCTTTACCTTTCGTTATGATGATAGCGATATTATAAAAATCAAAATTCATCCGGATGGAAATGTAGCACTAAATACCTCTTCTTCCTATAACTCTCCCACCAGTTTAAATTCCATCTATAGCAGCAAAGTAAATATCCTTGCGGCCTGGCTTTATGATCTAAAAGATGATTCATCGGGCTCGATTCAGTATACGACTATAGGTTCCGGAGATGATAGGGTCTTTGTTCTACAATGGAAAGAAGTGAGATATTACTATACGACAAGCGGAACTTCAAGGTATAACTTCCAAATACGGCTCTACGAAAAAACAGGAAAAATAGAGTTTATCTATGGAACTAGCTCTCCGACTCCCACAAGTTCAGCCGGCATCTCCGGTGGCACAGGAACTTTAGGAATCACCGGCAAAGCAGGAGATTTTATAGAAGGAAAAACCGGCTCTACAAATACAGGGGTAGTCAACTACAGACACGCTGACTTTCCGGCAAAAGGAACTATCTACACATTTACTCCCAAAGGTTCAGAAACATCAACCACCGCATTTGATCCCCTATTCCAATACCAATGGCATATACTTAATTACGGTCAATTAAATGGAACTTCGGGAATAGATGCCAATATAAGTCCTGTCTGGAGTAATGGAAACAAGGGGGAAGGCGTAAGGCTTGTAGTTGTAGACAGCGGTATGGACATTCATCACGAAGATTTAAAAGATAACGTGGTCTCCGGTGACAGTTACAATTATCTTACTTCCGGCACCGACCCGAGTGCTTCCGATGCTAACCATGGAACAGCTATAGGCGGCATCATAGCAGCCAGAGATTTAAACGGAATCGGAACACGAGGAGTTTCTCCCCGTTCTTCTATTTTTGCTTACAATCTTCTCCAAAATCCTACCTCTACGAATGTGGGGGATGCTATGACAAGAGGAAGCTTTGATATTTCAAATAATAGCTGGGGAGCACCGGATGATAGAGGCCTTTTCAATGATAGCTTCGCAGACTCTGTATGGAAAACAGCCATTCAATCAGGCTTGAGTAATCAAAGAAATGGTAAAGGTGCTATTTATGTCTGGGCTATCGGTAATGGAGGAAGCACGGTTGATAATGGAAATTATGACGGACAGGGAAATTACTACGGGGTTCTACCGGTGGGTGCTGTAGGAGATGATGGGAAAAAAGCATCCTACTCCGAAAACGGAGCCAATCTTTTAGTAGTAGCTCCTTCCCAGGGAAGTTCCAAAGTAGCCATTACAACCCTGGATAACTCTTCAACAAATGGTTATAATACCTCGACTACATCCACTTCCTTAAATTACTCGAATCTAAACTATACCAATACATTCAATGGAACCTCCGCAGCCGCTCCCGTTGTAGCCGGGGTAGTTGCTCTTATGTTAAAAGAAAACCCAAATTTAAGCTGGAGAGATGTAAAACTTATACTGGCTGAAACAGCAAAGCAAATCGATACCTCGGATAGCGGCTGGAATACAGGTGCTACAAAAATAATTTCAGGAAATTATAAATTCAATCACAAATATGGTTTTGGTTTGGTTGATGCCGCAGCCGCTGTGACGATGTCTAAAACCTGGACCAGTGTCGGCGGTTCAGCAGGTCTTCTGATTTCCAACCTATTCACTGCAAGTCCCGGTTCCGCCATTCCGGATAATAATACAAGTGGAATATCTAATACGATTACTGTCAGTACCGGTGCCGGTGTTGGAATGGGTAAGATAGAATTTGTGGAGATAAATCTGAGTTCAAATCATGTCTATGTAGGTGATTTAGAAATTCGCTTAACGTCACCTTCCGGACAGATTTCCATTCTTGCAGAAAAACACGTCTGTCTTGATTCAAGCCTGAATCAGGTAGACTGCTCTACGTTTCCATCAAATACCTGGAGATTTGGCTCTATTGTCCATTTAGGTGAAACTCCAACCGGAAATTGGACTCTCACAATTAAAGACCTGGCTTCAGGAGATACGGGAACTTTCACTTCCTGGAGCCTAAAATTTTACGGAAGATAAGAGGATGCAAACAATGCTACGAATTATTATACTATTCACACTTTTTTTTCAGACCATCTATGCAGAAGAAAAAAGCTATATTCGAAAAGATACATCGAATTTAGAAGCTTATACCTATCATGATGGAAAGACTCTCAGAATTATCTGGCACCTTCCTGATTATATAGCGGAAGTAGATTCAGGAATGAACTCAGCTAACCTGCGTTCAAGTCATTCAACTACCGGAAGGATAAAAATAAAAAAGTTAAATAAAGAGGAAGTAAACCTGAGCAGGGAAAACTCAGATGCTTACCTTCCCGTTTTCTCCAGTCAAAATTCCGGGGATGGAATGAAACTGGTTCCTACCGGGAAAGTAATCGTTTTCTTAAAACAGGGTGTAGATGGCTATCAATGGGCTGCGAAAAAAGGCTTTATCCTGGAGAATAAACTTGCATTTGGTAATATTTATATCCTGAATACTCCCAAAAAGCAAAATGCTCTATTATTCGCAAACAGCCTGTTCTCCTATCCCGAAGTAGAATCAGCTCAGCCGGACTTCTGGAAAGAAGCTCAGGCAAAATAATAAAAATTCGCATAGAAGGGGCAGGTAAATTTTCTTGGTTTTGTAAATAAATTATTCTATATTTTTTAATTTACAAATTTTACCTACCCGGTAATCTTTTGACAAATTACGGGAATGTTCAGTTTAATCCCGGGAGAACAAAGAAATAGCGAAATCCATCCTTTTTCAGTAGTTTCGTCCCAAAGCCCTCAAGCTTGATTAAATTTAATATTTCCTCATTTTCAATAGGAGTTTAAAGTTGGAACAGGGAACTGTTAAATGGTTTAATAAAACGAAAGGTTATGGCTTCATTTCCATGGATAGCGGAAATGATATTTTTGTACATTACTCTGAAATTGAAAGGGATGGCTTCAAAGAGCTAAGAGATGGAGAAAGAGTAGAATTCGAAATCGTTCAGGGGAAAAAGGGACCCTCAGCTGCTAAAGTCAGATCCATAGGTTAATTCTTGATTTTTCCCGTGCATCTTCAGAAATTGAATCATGCACGGGAAAACCAGAAAAAGCAAATCCAATCCCCTCTTACACTACATTGTAAAATGTCCAAATCCGGCCTCTCACCTTTTTGAAATTACCTTAAAAGTTACAGAAGAAAGAGATTTTTTTATATTCCAACTTCCCAACTGGACACCCGGTTCTTATACCCTCCGAGATTATAGCAGCCATATCCACAGACTGAAAGCCATTATAGATAATGATGAAATTCCCCTCGAGCACCTTTCCCTCGATAGCTTTCGCGTATATTCCAATCATAAACCTTTTCAAATTGAATATACTGTTTATGCTTTTGAGTTTTCTGTCCGTACTAATTATCTCAGTTCGGAGTATGGCTTTATCAATCCCTGTGGTTTTTTCTTTTATCCGCATAATGAATTAAACAGGAAAGTTAAAATCGAGTTCCATACGGAGAAAATTTTTCCGGCTGTCTATAGCGGATTAAAAAAAGAGAAAAATTTCAGTTTTATCGCCAATACTTTTGATGAATTGTATGATTCTCCCTTTCAACTCAGTCATAAAAAACCATCTTCTTTTATAGCCGGTGCCTGCAAACATCAGCTACTCATTGAAGGTGAAATTCCGGATTCTAAGAAAAAGGAAGTATTACAGGATCTTAAAATAATTTGTGAATATGAAACAGAGTTAATGGGAGAAAATCCCAATAAAGAGTATTTATTTATATTACACCTACG
This window encodes:
- a CDS encoding S8 family serine peptidase gives rise to the protein MKSLVVMVIIGFFLSCAEKKKDDSGLLLGLAVSNSSTVGNTGTGTGTSTGTGTSTGTGTSTGTGTGSSVNSLITGKVSEYSWSIGTTTYTEISGTEILIDSDLSTEIIDLPFTFRYDDSDIIKIKIHPDGNVALNTSSSYNSPTSLNSIYSSKVNILAAWLYDLKDDSSGSIQYTTIGSGDDRVFVLQWKEVRYYYTTSGTSRYNFQIRLYEKTGKIEFIYGTSSPTPTSSAGISGGTGTLGITGKAGDFIEGKTGSTNTGVVNYRHADFPAKGTIYTFTPKGSETSTTAFDPLFQYQWHILNYGQLNGTSGIDANISPVWSNGNKGEGVRLVVVDSGMDIHHEDLKDNVVSGDSYNYLTSGTDPSASDANHGTAIGGIIAARDLNGIGTRGVSPRSSIFAYNLLQNPTSTNVGDAMTRGSFDISNNSWGAPDDRGLFNDSFADSVWKTAIQSGLSNQRNGKGAIYVWAIGNGGSTVDNGNYDGQGNYYGVLPVGAVGDDGKKASYSENGANLLVVAPSQGSSKVAITTLDNSSTNGYNTSTTSTSLNYSNLNYTNTFNGTSAAAPVVAGVVALMLKENPNLSWRDVKLILAETAKQIDTSDSGWNTGATKIISGNYKFNHKYGFGLVDAAAAVTMSKTWTSVGGSAGLLISNLFTASPGSAIPDNNTSGISNTITVSTGAGVGMGKIEFVEINLSSNHVYVGDLEIRLTSPSGQISILAEKHVCLDSSLNQVDCSTFPSNTWRFGSIVHLGETPTGNWTLTIKDLASGDTGTFTSWSLKFYGR
- a CDS encoding cold-shock protein — encoded protein: MEQGTVKWFNKTKGYGFISMDSGNDIFVHYSEIERDGFKELRDGERVEFEIVQGKKGPSAAKVRSIG